From a region of the Armatimonadota bacterium genome:
- a CDS encoding purine-binding chemotaxis protein CheW: MSTTEAVTEKEKDAETEAGRSDQQSVIFRLGNESYGIDIFSVNEIIRMREITPIPQTDAHICGLVNLRGKTIPVVNLHVRLALPEVEESDKTRIIVVDSPNGNVGIIVDEVNEVVTLSAEHIEETPAMVTDEESDYVYGVARLDDRLITLLDLDKALAA; the protein is encoded by the coding sequence ATGTCCACGACAGAAGCCGTAACAGAGAAGGAAAAGGACGCCGAGACCGAAGCCGGGCGATCCGATCAGCAGTCCGTTATATTTCGCCTGGGTAACGAATCCTACGGGATCGACATCTTCAGCGTAAACGAGATCATTCGTATGAGGGAGATCACGCCAATCCCTCAGACTGACGCTCACATTTGTGGGCTCGTCAACCTGAGAGGCAAGACGATTCCGGTCGTCAACTTGCACGTTCGGCTGGCACTGCCAGAAGTCGAGGAGAGCGACAAAACGCGCATCATCGTCGTCGACAGCCCAAACGGCAACGTTGGGATCATCGTCGACGAGGTAAACGAAGTCGTGACCCTCAGCGCCGAGCACATTGAGGAAACGCCCGCGATGGTCACGGACGAGGAGTCCGACTACGTCTATGGGGTCGCGCGACTGGATGACCGCCTTATAACGCTATTGGACTTGGACAAAGCGTTGGCCGCCTAG
- a CDS encoding chemotaxis protein CheA, which translates to MSAELDMSQYLSLFIQEADEQLEILEQETLKLEEDPSDERMQVIFRAAHTLKGSSRAMGFSNFAQLTHEMENVLDQLRSHALDLDTEIADGLLTCIDTLGEMAERIGVGQGDSVECGDLVLTLQSFHGQPPIQIEHGAKKSAKAAETFCSAIDPVHFEALAEAAKEAPVYHAHFRLDDECVMKFVRAFMAISIIREQGELLLCEPNQELLEEESFELDFELVFQTDAPFEEVRSKLASISEVKKLDLCPWDEEQVRASQAARESAPSPAPPADAASTTPPPATSEESASGPRNGNAQSGRKSDTGQTVRVDVARLDNLMNLVGELVIDRTRMAQIGSNLKEKFSDQNIDDLNETLGHIGRITSDLQDQIMKVRMLPIETVFNRFPRVVRDLAKKMGKQVHLELVGGDTELDRSVIEIIGDPLLHILRNSVDHGVESPEERVRAGKPEEGRIVVSARHEENHIVIEIVDDGNGIDPEAIRNLAVEKGIVTKEQAERLSDKESLQFIFGSGFSTVKEISEVSGRGVGMDIVRSNMHKIGGVIDLESTVGVGTTVRLRLPLTLAIIRGLLVNVKDNVYVLPLGNVIETLLVAQDDIQYVNKCEVIVIRGVSTPLLRLGETLCRQSEKEEIAEAKIYVVVVGIANQRVGLVVDSLIGEQEVVISSLSRFCGHISGISGATILGDGNVALIVDVNGVVPQS; encoded by the coding sequence ATGAGCGCTGAACTCGACATGTCCCAGTATCTCAGCCTGTTCATCCAGGAAGCGGATGAGCAGCTTGAGATACTGGAGCAAGAGACCCTGAAGCTAGAAGAAGATCCATCTGACGAGCGGATGCAAGTGATTTTTCGAGCCGCGCACACCCTCAAAGGGTCCAGCCGGGCGATGGGCTTTTCGAACTTTGCCCAATTGACCCACGAAATGGAGAACGTTCTGGACCAGCTGCGAAGTCATGCGCTGGATCTTGATACCGAGATAGCGGACGGGCTCCTGACGTGCATCGATACTCTTGGCGAGATGGCGGAAAGAATCGGAGTCGGCCAGGGTGACAGCGTTGAGTGCGGCGATCTCGTGCTGACCTTGCAGTCGTTCCACGGGCAGCCGCCGATACAGATCGAGCACGGTGCGAAAAAGTCGGCCAAGGCGGCTGAAACGTTCTGTTCGGCGATCGACCCGGTTCACTTTGAGGCACTCGCCGAAGCGGCGAAGGAGGCGCCGGTCTATCACGCACACTTCCGGCTGGACGACGAATGCGTCATGAAGTTCGTCCGAGCCTTCATGGCGATCAGCATAATCCGGGAGCAAGGTGAGCTCTTGCTGTGCGAACCGAACCAGGAATTGCTCGAGGAAGAGTCGTTCGAACTGGATTTCGAGCTTGTGTTCCAGACCGACGCACCGTTTGAAGAGGTGCGGTCCAAGCTGGCGTCCATTAGCGAAGTGAAGAAGCTCGACCTGTGCCCGTGGGATGAGGAGCAGGTTCGTGCGAGCCAGGCAGCCCGTGAGAGCGCTCCTAGCCCTGCTCCCCCCGCTGACGCAGCGAGCACAACCCCGCCGCCTGCCACCTCGGAAGAGAGCGCCTCTGGACCACGCAATGGGAATGCGCAGAGCGGCAGAAAGAGCGACACCGGCCAAACGGTGCGCGTCGACGTCGCACGCTTGGACAACTTGATGAATCTGGTCGGCGAACTGGTTATCGATCGGACGAGAATGGCGCAGATCGGATCGAATCTCAAAGAGAAGTTCTCCGATCAGAACATCGACGATTTAAACGAAACGCTCGGGCACATCGGACGCATCACTAGCGATCTGCAAGATCAAATCATGAAGGTCCGGATGCTGCCGATCGAAACCGTTTTCAACCGGTTCCCTCGGGTCGTGCGCGATCTTGCCAAGAAAATGGGCAAGCAAGTTCACCTGGAGTTGGTTGGAGGCGATACAGAGCTTGACCGCAGCGTGATCGAGATCATCGGCGATCCGCTCTTGCACATCCTCAGGAACAGCGTCGATCACGGCGTGGAGTCGCCAGAGGAAAGAGTGAGAGCTGGCAAGCCGGAGGAAGGCCGCATCGTTGTTTCAGCGCGCCACGAGGAGAACCATATCGTCATCGAGATCGTCGACGATGGCAATGGCATCGATCCCGAAGCAATCCGAAATCTCGCGGTTGAAAAGGGCATCGTCACGAAGGAGCAGGCGGAGCGGCTCAGCGACAAGGAGAGTTTGCAGTTCATCTTTGGAAGCGGTTTCAGCACCGTGAAGGAAATCAGCGAGGTGTCAGGTCGCGGCGTCGGGATGGACATCGTCCGGTCGAACATGCACAAGATCGGCGGAGTCATCGATCTAGAATCGACGGTCGGCGTTGGAACGACGGTCCGCCTGCGCTTGCCGCTGACGCTCGCAATCATTCGCGGGCTGCTGGTCAACGTGAAGGACAACGTTTACGTGCTGCCGCTCGGAAACGTGATCGAGACCTTGCTCGTAGCACAAGACGATATCCAGTACGTGAACAAGTGCGAGGTGATCGTGATACGCGGAGTCTCGACGCCGTTGCTTCGGCTAGGTGAGACGCTGTGCCGCCAATCGGAGAAGGAGGAGATTGCCGAGGCTAAGATCTACGTTGTTGTCGTCGGAATTGCAAATCAGAGAGTGGGGCTGGTCGTAGATTCGCTGATTGGCGAGCAAGAGGTCGTCATCAGCTCGCTGAGCCGGTTCTGCGGCCATATCTCGGGTATTAGCGGAGCGACGATTCTCGGCGACGGAAACGTTGCCCTGATCGTGGACGTCAACGGTGTCGTGCCGCAGTCATGA
- a CDS encoding HDOD domain-containing protein produces MSNLESNGLLQAYVDKAMVDIPSLPTVIVEVVEAIEREGVSSSQIEEIVALDAAITVKLLKVVNSAYFGLPQQISSISQAISFLGLQQVRNLVLSIGVLNALRSDSPRLIALQREFWEKSFGTATCASHIAARKGMPPKARDLVFVSGLLHDIGQLFLITFFTSPYMEVLQHSQNSSEPLIEIELRVLRVTHAEIGGVLAEKWNFPVALQEVIANHEEPKRPTDEPVTACVHCADRLVGNAVESAISSCGGELSQEMAEWLNLTDEEKDEVRADVQEQILKAKELLGMIA; encoded by the coding sequence ATGTCTAATCTTGAGTCAAACGGGCTGTTACAGGCCTACGTCGATAAAGCGATGGTTGATATACCGTCGCTTCCGACGGTCATCGTTGAAGTCGTCGAAGCAATCGAGCGTGAAGGAGTGAGTTCGAGTCAGATCGAGGAGATCGTGGCTCTGGACGCAGCAATCACCGTGAAGCTGCTCAAAGTTGTCAACTCGGCGTACTTCGGTTTGCCGCAGCAGATATCGAGCATCAGCCAGGCGATTTCATTCCTTGGGCTGCAACAGGTTCGAAACCTAGTCTTATCCATTGGCGTGCTCAACGCTCTGCGATCAGACAGCCCGAGATTGATCGCGCTGCAAAGGGAATTCTGGGAGAAGTCATTTGGAACTGCAACGTGTGCGAGCCACATCGCGGCCCGTAAGGGGATGCCCCCGAAAGCTCGCGATCTAGTCTTCGTCTCAGGGCTCTTGCACGACATTGGTCAGCTTTTCTTGATCACGTTCTTCACCTCGCCTTACATGGAGGTATTGCAGCACTCGCAGAATAGCAGCGAGCCGCTAATAGAGATAGAGCTCAGAGTACTTCGGGTCACCCACGCTGAGATTGGTGGCGTACTGGCCGAGAAGTGGAATTTTCCAGTCGCTCTGCAAGAGGTTATTGCAAACCACGAGGAGCCCAAGCGACCAACAGACGAGCCAGTTACTGCGTGCGTTCACTGTGCAGATCGACTCGTTGGCAACGCCGTCGAATCAGCGATATCGTCGTGCGGCGGCGAACTGAGCCAAGAAATGGCCGAATGGTTGAACCTGACCGATGAGGAGAAAGACGAGGTCAGAGCCGATGTGCAAGAACAGATATTGAAGGCCAAGGAGCTTCTCGGCATGATTGCCTAG
- the fliD gene encoding flagellar filament capping protein FliD, which produces MSLSGISFSGLASGIDAQSIVAQLMQIEAFPINRMQQNQAILQQRLDIYALLRSNLIGLNSSASALNVAATFNPIKTSSSDDEVATVSATSSAAPGTFDLTVSKLAASNKLASTAQSSVDTELGYSGTFIINGRAVDVVSSDTLTQIAQKINSSGATVTASLIDGGAGAAYLTLTAEGSGLFSDIQIANVTGTALSSLGFQTGGTSFRDQVDSDSVRSYGFSSASSTLQTLTGTTATGNFTIGTAVIAVDFSTDSLQTIANSINNDVNSNATAIVVEVEENGKTFQKLEITGNSGLPSITDTDGLLEAIGVYDRADSNELVVAQDAEFTLDGFTLTSYKNAVTDVIPGVTLTLIKADVATPETATLTLTKDVAKISSSFEDLKNSFNDIISFLDTYSQFDDETFRSGPLFGDSIAAQVESRLTSILFDNVGTGDIKNLAQIGFSFDDDGKVDIDTAILEQAISDDPEGVRKLMMAVGETTSNDMLFISSTSKSQAGNYLVDITQVATFGNSVATVAQTGLNIDQETLTFDGDLFGNSSFNLSIPISSTQAQLVAQINADATLKDLVVASVDGSGMLKIESKRYGTAGNFTVFSDKTASADNSGIGLTGGTVTDGLDVAGTIGGLAATGSGQYLTGDEDTDVEGLQIQYTGSSTGAAGTVTLTRGIGAELVYGLETFTDVVSGLLTTTDKAIQGQIDDIADRITQFRANLVLRRGYLERKFLAMETAMAAMQSQMALLATFSTFN; this is translated from the coding sequence ATGAGTCTTTCGGGCATATCATTCTCGGGCCTGGCGAGCGGCATCGACGCGCAAAGCATCGTCGCGCAGTTGATGCAGATCGAGGCCTTTCCGATCAATCGGATGCAGCAGAATCAAGCTATTCTGCAGCAGCGACTCGACATATACGCGCTACTGCGGTCGAATCTTATCGGCCTGAACTCGTCCGCTAGCGCGCTCAACGTCGCCGCTACTTTCAATCCGATCAAAACGAGTTCGAGCGACGACGAAGTCGCCACGGTGTCTGCGACGTCGTCTGCTGCTCCAGGCACTTTTGATCTTACGGTCTCAAAGCTGGCAGCGTCCAACAAGCTGGCCAGCACGGCGCAGAGCTCCGTAGACACCGAACTCGGATACAGCGGCACGTTCATCATCAACGGGCGCGCGGTCGATGTCGTCTCTTCGGACACGCTCACCCAGATTGCTCAGAAGATAAACTCCTCTGGTGCGACAGTGACGGCGAGTCTCATCGACGGCGGCGCCGGCGCTGCGTACCTAACGCTCACGGCCGAAGGCTCTGGTCTCTTCAGCGATATTCAGATTGCAAACGTTACGGGCACGGCGCTGTCATCGCTCGGCTTCCAAACTGGAGGGACGAGCTTTCGCGACCAGGTCGACTCGGACTCGGTAAGAAGCTACGGATTCAGCAGCGCGTCATCGACGCTGCAGACGCTGACCGGCACGACAGCGACAGGCAATTTCACGATCGGAACTGCAGTTATCGCCGTCGACTTTTCGACGGACAGCCTGCAGACCATCGCCAACAGTATCAACAACGACGTCAACTCCAACGCAACTGCGATAGTCGTCGAGGTCGAGGAGAACGGCAAGACGTTCCAAAAGCTTGAGATCACCGGCAACAGCGGGCTGCCCAGCATCACAGACACAGACGGCTTGCTCGAAGCCATCGGCGTGTACGACAGAGCCGACTCGAACGAGTTGGTTGTCGCGCAGGACGCTGAATTCACGCTGGACGGTTTCACCCTGACGAGTTACAAGAACGCCGTGACAGACGTAATTCCGGGCGTAACGCTGACGCTCATCAAGGCTGACGTAGCGACTCCCGAGACGGCGACGCTGACCCTCACTAAGGACGTCGCGAAGATTTCATCCTCGTTCGAGGACTTGAAGAACTCGTTCAACGACATCATCAGTTTCCTCGATACGTACAGTCAGTTCGATGATGAGACGTTCCGGAGCGGCCCGCTGTTCGGTGACTCGATCGCCGCCCAGGTCGAATCGCGGCTGACGTCGATTCTCTTCGACAACGTCGGAACTGGCGACATCAAGAACCTGGCGCAGATCGGCTTCTCCTTCGATGACGACGGGAAGGTCGATATCGACACGGCGATCCTGGAGCAAGCTATTTCAGATGATCCTGAGGGCGTTCGCAAGCTGATGATGGCCGTCGGTGAAACGACGTCGAACGACATGCTGTTCATCTCGAGCACCTCGAAGTCGCAGGCTGGGAACTACCTCGTAGACATCACTCAAGTCGCGACGTTCGGGAATTCAGTCGCCACGGTTGCGCAGACCGGTCTCAACATCGACCAAGAGACGCTGACGTTCGACGGAGACCTGTTCGGGAACAGCTCCTTCAACTTGAGCATTCCGATCAGCTCGACGCAGGCCCAACTCGTAGCGCAGATCAATGCAGACGCAACTCTGAAGGATCTCGTCGTGGCTTCAGTCGATGGTTCCGGCATGCTGAAGATCGAGAGTAAGAGGTACGGCACAGCCGGGAACTTTACGGTCTTCAGCGACAAGACCGCATCGGCGGACAACAGCGGCATCGGCCTCACCGGCGGAACGGTTACCGACGGGCTAGACGTTGCGGGAACGATCGGCGGCCTGGCTGCGACCGGCAGTGGACAGTATCTCACTGGAGATGAAGACACGGATGTCGAAGGCCTGCAAATCCAGTACACCGGGTCCAGCACCGGCGCTGCTGGCACAGTCACGCTGACGCGCGGCATCGGTGCAGAGCTCGTTTACGGCCTGGAGACGTTTACAGATGTGGTGAGTGGTTTGCTGACGACGACCGACAAAGCGATTCAGGGACAGATCGACGACATCGCAGACCGCATCACACAGTTCCGGGCCAATCTGGTGCTTCGTCGCGGCTACCTCGAACGCAAGTTCCTGGCCATGGAGACCGCCATGGCAGCGATGCAGTCTCAGATGGCGCTGCTGGCTACGTTCTCCACCTTCAACTAA
- a CDS encoding ABC transporter permease → MRAALWVFRKEAREIMRDRRVMVGAFITPVFIIILFVVLVGFIEQKVKTSPDLSIVIVGETDNLLVSALEKAEDVTLRYVDSVDEGRELLAKGRARVVLEFSEQFEQELLTGEATITAHYDSSETLSSIAFSAIRGIVNEANKASAKQALERAGLPASLAAPMQVVPSDIAKAEGLGGSMLAGLLPYLIVLWAFYGGFSTVTDLVAGEKERGTMETLLISPISRWQVAFGKFLSLAAICFISSMTTLVAILIVGLMNFELTKAVFPTGVHISASSALSMLAILVPLVLFFAALLISISAYAKNIRESQTYLTVVNFVVLMPVIFSQFIGFTGVENSAWVRWTPILNSAIALREALLSKLTLGHLGSSVGVSLVLAVAMMAVAFYLFNREQILSRS, encoded by the coding sequence ATGAGGGCGGCGCTCTGGGTGTTCCGCAAAGAAGCGCGAGAGATCATGCGCGACCGGCGCGTGATGGTCGGAGCGTTCATCACGCCGGTCTTCATCATCATCCTGTTCGTCGTTCTGGTCGGGTTCATCGAGCAGAAGGTCAAGACAAGTCCTGACCTGAGCATCGTCATCGTGGGGGAGACGGACAACCTCCTGGTTTCCGCTCTTGAAAAGGCGGAGGACGTCACCCTTAGATATGTCGATTCGGTCGACGAAGGGCGCGAGCTGTTGGCGAAAGGGAGGGCACGAGTCGTTCTCGAATTTAGCGAGCAGTTCGAGCAGGAACTGCTGACGGGCGAAGCGACCATAACCGCGCACTACGACTCCTCGGAGACCCTCTCGTCGATAGCGTTCTCGGCAATCCGGGGCATCGTCAACGAAGCGAACAAGGCCAGCGCAAAGCAAGCGCTGGAGCGGGCCGGACTGCCAGCCTCGTTGGCCGCACCGATGCAGGTCGTGCCTTCCGACATCGCTAAAGCCGAGGGGCTCGGCGGCTCGATGCTCGCCGGTCTGCTTCCGTACTTGATCGTTCTCTGGGCGTTCTACGGCGGATTCAGCACGGTAACGGACCTGGTCGCCGGCGAGAAGGAGCGCGGCACGATGGAGACGCTGCTCATCAGCCCGATTTCGAGATGGCAGGTCGCGTTCGGCAAGTTCCTGTCGCTCGCGGCTATCTGCTTCATCAGCAGCATGACCACGCTCGTGGCGATTCTCATAGTCGGCTTGATGAACTTTGAACTCACGAAGGCTGTCTTTCCGACCGGCGTGCACATCTCGGCGTCCTCGGCGCTTTCGATGCTCGCGATTCTCGTGCCTTTGGTTCTGTTCTTTGCCGCGCTGCTGATCTCGATCAGCGCCTACGCCAAGAACATCCGCGAGTCGCAGACGTACCTGACGGTCGTGAACTTCGTCGTGCTGATGCCAGTGATCTTCAGCCAGTTCATCGGCTTTACGGGCGTCGAAAACTCGGCTTGGGTCCGTTGGACTCCGATACTGAACTCAGCGATCGCTTTGAGAGAGGCGCTGCTGTCCAAGTTGACTCTCGGCCATCTGGGCAGCTCGGTGGGTGTCAGCCTTGTCTTGGCGGTTGCGATGATGGCTGTGGCGTTCTACCTGTTCAACCGAGAGCAGATCCTGTCCCGTTCTTAG
- a CDS encoding ATP-binding cassette domain-containing protein produces the protein MVETIGISKSFRDAKRGTIQAVDSVSITARPGRIFGLLGVNGAGKTTLVRVLATLLNADSGSATVCGHDINREPEAVRACIGFLSSTAALYGRLTAEEMLRYFGGLYGLKGERLAQRLDYVVEKLALSEFLGQLCDKLSSGQKQRVSIARAILHDPQVLFFDEPTVGLDVVTAQTILEFIEESRDSGKTIIFSTHVMSEAERLCDHIAIIHEGQIRGEGTLDDLFSKTGTDRLEAAFLQLVGYGESEEAS, from the coding sequence GTGGTCGAGACGATAGGTATAAGCAAGTCGTTCCGCGACGCCAAACGCGGGACGATCCAAGCGGTCGATTCTGTTTCTATCACGGCCCGGCCTGGTCGAATCTTCGGGCTCCTCGGCGTCAACGGCGCCGGCAAGACCACTCTGGTGAGGGTTCTCGCGACGCTGCTGAATGCCGATTCCGGAAGCGCGACGGTGTGCGGGCACGATATAAACAGAGAGCCCGAGGCAGTGCGAGCGTGCATCGGATTCCTATCCAGCACGGCGGCGCTGTACGGAAGGCTCACTGCGGAAGAGATGCTCCGCTATTTCGGTGGGCTGTACGGGCTGAAAGGAGAGCGGCTGGCGCAAAGGCTCGATTACGTCGTCGAGAAGCTCGCGCTCTCCGAGTTTCTCGGACAGCTGTGCGACAAGCTTTCCAGCGGCCAGAAGCAGCGGGTCTCCATCGCTCGCGCGATCTTGCACGACCCGCAAGTTCTGTTCTTCGACGAGCCGACTGTCGGCCTCGACGTCGTCACCGCGCAGACGATACTGGAGTTCATCGAAGAGTCGAGAGACAGCGGAAAGACGATCATCTTCAGCACCCACGTCATGTCCGAGGCCGAGCGTCTTTGCGACCACATCGCCATCATCCACGAAGGGCAGATTCGCGGCGAGGGAACGCTGGACGACCTGTTCTCGAAGACTGGGACAGACCGGCTTGAGGCGGCTTTCTTGCAGCTCGTCGGATACGGTGAGTCAGAGGAGGCTTCATGA